Below is a genomic region from Leptolyngbya boryana PCC 6306.
TACATTCAGCGACAACTTGCCTTGCATGATTCGAGAGATATCCAGCAAGTCTTCAATCAGTTGCACCTGCAATCTAGCATTGTGTTCGATCGTCGCCAGGGCTTGGCTGACTTTCTCTGGTGTAAACTGATGCGTTTGCAACATCTTTGTCCAACCCAAAATCGGATTGAGGGGAGTACGGAGTTCGTGGGAAATGGCAGCGAGGAATTCATCTTTCATGCGGCTGACGAGTTCTGCTTGTTCCCGTGCGGCTTGTTCGCGGCGCAAAAGCTGTTCTCGTTGCTGTTCAATCTGTTTACGAGCCGTAATGTCGGTCGTAGAGCCAACGACCCGAACGACTTGACCTTGGCGATCGCGGATGAGATAGCCCCGATCCCAGACATTGACCCAATGCCCCGCTCGATGACGAATCCGATACTCCACATCATAGTGATTGCTCTGCCCGGATACGATCGCTGCCCAGTGCTGCTCGACTTGGTGGTAATCCTCTGGATGCATTTTCTCTCCCCACCAAGCCGAGTTCTGGGGAACCGCTTCAGGAGGGAAACCGATCAACTCATACACGCCTTCAGAACGATAAACTTCCCCAGTTTGCACATTCCAGTCATACACCATGCCCGCAACCGCACGTGCCGCCAGTCGAAATCGCTCTTCGCTTTGACGCAGCAACTCTTCTGCCTGTACCTGCTCAGTGATATCCATCACCAAGGAGAGAACCGAGGCCACTTGCCCAGTCGCATCCGTGAGCGTGGAGTTATACCAGACGCAGTGAAGGATGGAGCCGTCTTTGGTGTAGTTGCGGTTCTGGGAAATAATTTGAGGTTCAGTGCCAGATAGGATGCGTTGGGAAACTTCCGTGATGATTGGAGTATCGTCCTCATACACCAGGTTCAGATCACTGATATAGGTGCCCAACACTTCCTCTGCCTTCCAACCAAACATTTGAGACACAGCACCCGACCACCGTCGAACAATCAGATTCGCATCCCATTCGATCACCGCCATTGGGGTGTTCTCCACATGGGAGTTCAGTCGTTTTAGCGCTTCCTGCAAAGAATTTTCTGTTTGCTTGAGTTCGCTCAAATCTAGATAGAAACAAACGATCAGTTCCTGTTCGGTATGCGGTTCATCGATCAGCGCTCCACCGATCAAAATTGGGACGCGATGTCCATCTTTGTGGAAGTATTCCTTTTCAAACGGGGTACTCACTCTGTGCTGGCGGAGTTCCTCCCCTGCTTGCAAATCAAGGTGTAAGTATTCTGGTGGTGTGAGATTAATCCAGAGAATTTGACCTGCTTCCAGTTCTTCTCGGCTGTATCCAATCAGGTTGAGCAGGGCATCGTTGGCATACAGCATTTTGCCGCTGAAGTCCCCGATCGCTACGCCAAACATGCTGATTTCTACCAATCGTCGGAATATGGCTTCGCGACGCTGGAGGTCTTCCTGAGAACACTTGAAGTCATGAATATCCACAGCAACGCCGAACCAGTGATGAATTCTGCCACTGCTGTCCTGAACTGGCGAACTGCGGCTCAGGAACCAACGGTACTCTCCATCGGCTCTGCGGAGGCGATACTCCATCTCGAACGGTTGTCCCTGCTGGGTCGATCGCTGCCAGCCCTGGTGAACGAGGTCTCGATCGTCCGGGTGAAGCGCAACTGTCCAACCCCATCCTTCTGCACTGCCAAGCGGTAGTCCGGTGTAGTCATAGAACCACTGATTGGCAGAACTGCACTCGCCCTTTGGCAAATTGATCCACAGTATCGCTGGGACTCCCTGACTGAGAAAACGATCGCACATTTCAATCTCGGACAGAGGCGCGAAGGTTGTGACCACCGCCCAAGGAACTGTGTTGTTTTGCTGAAAGAGCGGTTGGGCGTTGATCTTCAGCCAGACCAAATCCCCATTCGGTTGATAAACTCCCATGACTTCGCCAGTCACGGGTTGTCCCGTTCGGAGTGCCACCATTGGGGGATGACTATCTCCCGGAAAAGGAGAGCCATCGGTACGGATCGTCTGCCAAGGGCAATCGATGTAGTGGCAACCCTGCATTTGAGCCAGGGTAAATCCCAAAAATTTTTCCGCTACTGTGTTACAGGCTTGAATGCTTCCGTCTGCAAGTTGTAACACCATCCCAACCCGATCATCTCCAGAAACGAGCGCTGATGATCCAGTTTCAGTCGCTTGCCCATTGTGCTGCTCGGAGAAATCGTGACCGGATGTCTGGTTGTTAAGCATTTTTAGAACTCAATGTTAGGGAATGAACTAGGGAAGATTTAGCGACAAGAGCTGTTATCGCAGGCGATCGAGTAAGTTGACAATCGCTTCGATTAATTTGTCTGGCTCAATCGGTTTGGCAAGGTGTTGTTGGAATCCAGCACTCAACGCCTGTTGCTGGTCAAGTTCTCCGGCATAGGCAGTGAGTGCGATCGCTACGCAGTTGCGCTTTGCGCTAATCGCTGGAATCCTTCCTCCAGGTTGGGCGGACGGCAATTCCCGTTGTGAAGCCTCGAAAAGTCGTACTTGGCGCATCAGCATATAGCCATCGATCTCCGGCATCCCAATATCGCTGATTAACACATCTGGTTGCCATTGCGCCAGAATCGTTAGGGCTTCCGTTGCTGAGGCTACCACCTTGACCTGTGCCCCTTGTGCTTCTAGAATCGTCAGCATCAAGTCGCGCGTATCGGCTTCGTCATCGACCACCAGAATGTTCACGTTGTGTAAGTCAGCCGTTGAAGTTGTCGGGAACCGTTCTAGGTCAGTTGCTGAGGGGAAAGATTGTAATGGCAAGCGAACTGTAAATGTTGCTCCTTGTCCTTCCCCGGCACTTTCCGCGCGAACTGTTCCACCGTGCTGTTCGGTCAAATGCTGCACGAGCGCGAGTCCTAATCC
It encodes:
- a CDS encoding PAS domain-containing hybrid sensor histidine kinase/response regulator; protein product: MLNNQTSGHDFSEQHNGQATETGSSALVSGDDRVGMVLQLADGSIQACNTVAEKFLGFTLAQMQGCHYIDCPWQTIRTDGSPFPGDSHPPMVALRTGQPVTGEVMGVYQPNGDLVWLKINAQPLFQQNNTVPWAVVTTFAPLSEIEMCDRFLSQGVPAILWINLPKGECSSANQWFYDYTGLPLGSAEGWGWTVALHPDDRDLVHQGWQRSTQQGQPFEMEYRLRRADGEYRWFLSRSSPVQDSSGRIHHWFGVAVDIHDFKCSQEDLQRREAIFRRLVEISMFGVAIGDFSGKMLYANDALLNLIGYSREELEAGQILWINLTPPEYLHLDLQAGEELRQHRVSTPFEKEYFHKDGHRVPILIGGALIDEPHTEQELIVCFYLDLSELKQTENSLQEALKRLNSHVENTPMAVIEWDANLIVRRWSGAVSQMFGWKAEEVLGTYISDLNLVYEDDTPIITEVSQRILSGTEPQIISQNRNYTKDGSILHCVWYNSTLTDATGQVASVLSLVMDITEQVQAEELLRQSEERFRLAARAVAGMVYDWNVQTGEVYRSEGVYELIGFPPEAVPQNSAWWGEKMHPEDYHQVEQHWAAIVSGQSNHYDVEYRIRHRAGHWVNVWDRGYLIRDRQGQVVRVVGSTTDITARKQIEQQREQLLRREQAAREQAELVSRMKDEFLAAISHELRTPLNPILGWTKMLQTHQFTPEKVSQALATIEHNARLQVQLIEDLLDISRIMQGKLSLNVTPVPLQSIIAAAIETVQLAADAKAIAIQTSLDPDVQPISGDAARLQQVMWNLLSNAIKFTPTGGRVEVGLSWVDADNANENATQPLWVSDDSPSTHDPAPMTQYAQIVVRDTGIGISPDFLPQVFEYFRQEDGATTRRFGGLGLGLAIVKRIVELHGGTIWAENAGMGQGATFTIQLPLRREWGDRAMRKWIDHHSTTLSPAQSLTGLQILVVDDDPDSRNYVAFLLELEQAIVTAVDSAAAALRILSQSQPDILLSDIGMPQIDGYELMQQIRYHLRISEKQLPAIALTAYAGELDHQQALAAGFQQHLTKPIEPEQLVNAIASLVGKQPDPLKPT